The following proteins come from a genomic window of Sorghum bicolor cultivar BTx623 chromosome 3, Sorghum_bicolor_NCBIv3, whole genome shotgun sequence:
- the LOC8054926 gene encoding obtusifoliol 14-alpha demethylase: MEGHHTATLADTWLTATMAIAVLPIVSVLILTATKIGRTIVGVAPPKRKGPPVAEGAPLLGVLPAILTRSLQDVICDQHSKLGSVFTLSSLGVKVTFLVGPEVSAHFFHAAESDISVGDVYKVTVPIFGKGVGYDVDHDTRNEQHRFFADTLRPAKLRSHASLMVREVEEYFARWGQSGTVDLKQEVENVLLLIASRCLLGKEVRDHMHDEVSSLLRELIGGLHLVSLFFPYLPTPAHRRRDRARARLEEIFSGIARLRRSSSSAGRGAGDDDHDMLQGLLDSRYRDGRGTTEAEVTGLLVALLFAGHHTSATVTTWTAARLLRHAEWLHAATEEQRRLLQRNDQNEATAVIDYDVLLRMDVLHRCVKEALRLHPVTPMILRRARRPFTVRAQDGAEYEVPEGRMLASPLVVNNLLQGIYREPDVFDPDRFAAGREEDRVGGDLAYTSFGAGKHACMGEGYAYLQIKVILSHLLRNFELQLVSPFPETENMISMRPKGEVMVSYRRRPLLQPAVVH, encoded by the coding sequence ATGGAAGGTCACCATACAGCAACGCTTGCGGACACGTGGTTGACGGCGACGATGGCGATCGCCGTTCTCCCTATCGTCTCGGTCCTGATCCTGACCGCCACCAAGATCGGAAGAACCATCGTCGGCGTCGCCCCTCCCAAGCGCAAAGGGCCGCCGGTGGCGGAGGGCGCTCCTCTCCTCGGAGTGCTGCCCGCCATCCTCACCAGGAGCTTGCAAGACGTGATCTGCGACCAACACTCGAAGCTCGGCAGCGTGTTCACGCTGAGCTCCTTGGGAGTGAAGGTGACGTTCCTGGTGGGGCCCGAGGTCTCCGCCCATTTCTTCCACGCCGCCGAGTCGGACATCAGCGTCGGCGACGTCTACAAGGTCACCGTCCCCATCTTCGGCAAAGGGGTCGGCTACGACGTCGACCACGACACGCGGAACGAGCAGCACAGGTTCTTCGCCGACACTCTGAGGCCGGCCAAGCTCAGGAGTCATGCCAGTCTCATGGTtcgcgaggtggaggagtacttCGCCAGGTGGGGGCAGTCCGGCACGGTCGACCTGAAGCAAGAGGTCGAGAACGTGCTCCTGCTGATCGCGAGCCGGTGCCTGCTGGGGAAGGAGGTCCGGGATCACATGCACGACGAGGTGTCCTCGCTCCTCCGCGAGCTCATCGGCGGCCTGCACCTGGTAAGCCTCTTCTTCCCGTACCTCCCGACGCCGGCTCACCGCCGCCGCGACCGAGCGCGCGCCAGGCTCGAGGAGATATTCTCCGGGATCGCCAGGCTGCGCAGGAGCTCATCatcggccggccgcggcgccggGGACGACGACCACGACATGCTGCAGGGCCTGCTGGACTCCAGGTACAGAGACGGCCGCGGAACGACCGAGGCGGAGGTCACCGGCCTGCTCGTGGCGCTGCTCTTCGCCGGCCACCACACCAGCGCCACGGTCACCACCTGGACGGCGGCGCGCCTGCTCCGCCACGCAGAGTGGCTGCACGCGGCCACGGAGGAGCAGAGGCGGCTGCTGCAGAGGAACGATCAGAACGAAGCTACAGCGGTCATCGACTACGACGTCCTGCTCCGGATGGACGTCCTCCACCGCTGCGTCAAGGAGGCGCTGCGGCTCCACCCGGTGACCCCAATGATCCTCCGCCGCGCGCGCAGGCCGTTCACCGTGCGCGCTCAGGACGGCGCCGAGTACGAGGTCCCCGAGGGGCGCATGCTGGCGAGCCCGCTGGTGGTGAACAATCTGCTCCAGGGCATCTACAGGGAACCTGATGTGTTCGACCCGGATCGCTTCGCCGCCGGGAGGGAGGAGGACAGGGTCGGCGGCGACCTCGCCTACACCTCCTTTGGCGCCGggaagcatgcctgcatgggCGAGGGCTACGCCTACCTGCAGATCAAAGTGATACTGAGCCATCTTCTCAGGAACTTCGAGCTCCAGCTGGTTTCTCCCTTCCCGGAGACGGAGAACATGATCTCCATGAGGCCCAAAGGGGAAGTCATGGTAAGCTATAGGAGACGCCCTCTGCTGCAGCCTGCAGTAGTGCACTAG